A stretch of DNA from Deltaproteobacteria bacterium:
TTCCCGACCGCTCCGGGGAAGCTCCTCCATGAGGGCCTTCATGACTTCACGGGCACCGGCGGCGATTCCGCAAGTGGCCAAGTGGACCTTGATCTTGATCTGTGCATAGGGAGCGGCCGTTGCCGATTCCTGCAATTGCTGGAACCGCTTGCTGATAACGGCGGCCAGGTTGGTCATCACCCGGTAGCCCACGCGAAAATCACTCTCGAAGAGTCTGAGCAGGGAATCCTTCCCAAGCCGAAGCACGGTACAGATATCCTTGGCACAGTAAGCGGACAGTCTGTATCTGTATGGGGGTACGAAGCTCGACCATCCCAGGGCCTCTCCAGGGGAAACGGAGGAAACGGTGAAGATTTCGGGATGTACGCGACCCGGCAATTCAGAACACAGGTCAATCTGCCCATCGACCAGGATCCACAGGTCCGTGGCCTCATCCCCTTCACTGAAGAGTTTTTTTCCCTTCAAGTACTGCTTCTCTTCGCCTTCCTGTTGAAAGGGGATGAGTTGGTCTTCCTCAAGGCCTTTGAAAAGATCTACGGATTTCAAGAAATCAAGGCTAATCATGGGCCCCTCCTTTTCTGGTTCCCAAAAACACGGCAAGTCTCCTCTTCTCCGGTATCGCCGTGCAGTTGCCTTCAGGCTTTTTCTTCACGGGTCGTTGTCGGCCGCGACCGGGGTAAACCCTTCCCCAAGACCCGTGGGCGATTTTCAACAATCGTTCTCCTTTTCTCTTCAAGCTGCCTTTGATTCCATCCCCCGGGTATCTCCGGCAATGGGATCAGACCGGGGGATATCCATGGTGTAGCAGGTCCGGCCGCAGTTGAGACACCTGCGGCTTTCTGCAAGGGCTGCCTCCTCGGTGAGGACCTGGTCGACCTCGACGAAGGAGTGGATCCTTTCCTCAACCGGAAGCTCCTCCATGGGGGAGCGGGGCGTTTTCACGATACCCTCGACTTGTTCGAATACCGATTCTTCGATCAGTTTTTTGCCCAGCTCTCCGGGTTCGGTCCGAACTTCTTCGCCCATGAGGTATTGGTGAATGGAGCGGGCGGCACGCCGGCCTCCGCCGATGGCTTCAACAACCAGTGAGGGCCCGGTGGCGGCGTCCCCTGCGGCGAAGATGTATGGGATGTTGGTCTGGAGTGTGTGAGGATCCACCTCGATGGTGTTCCACCGGGTGGTGCGTAATTCCGCGAGTCGCGTCTGGGCCTTTTCCGTGAAAGTGACCTTGGGAGACTGGCCGATGGCAGCAATGACCATCTCGGTTTCAAGTTGGGTCTCTGACCCCTCTACGGGCACGGGCCTGCGTCTTCCGCTGGCATCCGGGGGCCCAAGTTCCATTTTCTGGTACTCCAGGTGGGTCACCTTTCCACTCTCATTTCCTATGATGCGGGTTGGAGCCGAGAGGAAGAGAAATTCGATGCCTTCGGCCTCTGCGGCCTCTATTTCCACCTCGTTGGCCGGCATCTCCTTGCGGGTTCTCCTGTATACAAGATAGACCTTTTCAGCACCTAATCGCAGGAGGGTTCGGGAGCAGTCGATGGCGGTGTTTCCTCCACCGATGACGGCCGCAACCCTAGGGATGGGAACCGATTCGCCCTTCCCCACCCTGGCCAGAAAGTCGATCCCGGAGTAACATCCTTCAAGGTCTTCCCCTTCCACCCGCAGGAGGGAGTCTTTCCAGGCCCCAATACCGAGGAAGAGAGCATCGTAACCGACAGCGATCAGGGAGGAGAGATCAAGGTCCAGACCGAATTCTACGTTGGTGTGGCACTTAATTCCCAGGTTGAGGATTCCCTCGATCTCCCAGTCCAATACCTTTTTAGGAAGCCGGTATTCCGGAATTCCGTAACGGAGCATACCTCCCAATTTCGGCATGGCCTCGAAGATGGTCACCTCGTGCCCCAGTCTCCGCAGAAAATAGGCGCAACTGAGCCCCGCCGGACCTCCTCCGATGACAGCCACACGTTTGTGGGTCGAAGGGGCGACGGGGATGGGAAACCGCTGTCCGGTCATCATTTCATAGTCGGCCACGAAACGTTTCAACTGGTTGATGGATACGGGTTCATCCTCGATTCCCCTTCGGCAGTTGGTCTCGCAAGGGTGGGGACATACCCGGCCACAGGCCAGAAGCAGGGGGTTTCTTTCCCGGATGGTTCGCACAGCTCCCTTGTAATCTCCCTTGCGGATCTGGGAGATGTAACGTGGGATATTGATCTCAGCAGGGCAGGTCTGCCTGCAGGGTGCGAGACACTCATCCTCCCGGTTGAAGTGCAAGAGGCGCTCAGAAGCTGTTTTGACCTTAAGAATGCCTTTTGGACAGGTACGCGCACAGACGCCGCACCCGACGCATTTGTCCTCGTTCACCACGGGATACCCTTCAGGCCCCATTTCCAGGGCCCCGAAAGGACATGCCCGGACACAGTCTCCGAAGCCCAGGCATCCGATGTCGCACTGGCGCTGACCACCGTAAAGGAGAGTCTGGGCTCTGCAGGATTCGGCTCCTTGGTACAGGTATTTCACCGGCGCTCGCTCACCCCCTGAACAGGGATTGCATGCAGTGGCAGGCTCGGCGACGCCCGCATCCAATCCCATGATTGCGGAAACCGCCATGGTGGTTTCAGGCCCGCCGACCACGCAGACATTCGGTTGCGCCTTTCCCTCCACCACGGCGACGGCGGCAGCGGAACACCCTGCAAACCCACACCCGCCGCAGTTGGCACCTGCCAGAGCATCTTCGACCAGTTCGATGCGGGGATCCTCATCTACGTGGAATACTTTTGATGCGATACTCAGCATGAGGCCGCAGACAGATCCAACGACAGACATTATAACGATTGCGGTTATCATGGTATCTCCCTCAAGACATCTTGGTGCTTCATTCCCAGAGAACCCGAAAATCCG
This window harbors:
- a CDS encoding cyclic nucleotide-binding domain-containing protein — its product is MISLDFLKSVDLFKGLEEDQLIPFQQEGEEKQYLKGKKLFSEGDEATDLWILVDGQIDLCSELPGRVHPEIFTVSSVSPGEALGWSSFVPPYRYRLSAYCAKDICTVLRLGKDSLLRLFESDFRVGYRVMTNLAAVISKRFQQLQESATAAPYAQIKIKVHLATCGIAAGAREVMKALMEELPRSGREDIQVESAGCIGRCDTEPNVTVEIEGEEPVIYQKMDPEKMRRVFRRHILEGQVQSDLLLR
- a CDS encoding RnfABCDGE type electron transport complex subunit B, with amino-acid sequence MITAIVIMSVVGSVCGLMLSIASKVFHVDEDPRIELVEDALAGANCGGCGFAGCSAAAVAVVEGKAQPNVCVVGGPETTMAVSAIMGLDAGVAEPATACNPCSGGERAPVKYLYQGAESCRAQTLLYGGQRQCDIGCLGFGDCVRACPFGALEMGPEGYPVVNEDKCVGCGVCARTCPKGILKVKTASERLLHFNREDECLAPCRQTCPAEINIPRYISQIRKGDYKGAVRTIRERNPLLLACGRVCPHPCETNCRRGIEDEPVSINQLKRFVADYEMMTGQRFPIPVAPSTHKRVAVIGGGPAGLSCAYFLRRLGHEVTIFEAMPKLGGMLRYGIPEYRLPKKVLDWEIEGILNLGIKCHTNVEFGLDLDLSSLIAVGYDALFLGIGAWKDSLLRVEGEDLEGCYSGIDFLARVGKGESVPIPRVAAVIGGGNTAIDCSRTLLRLGAEKVYLVYRRTRKEMPANEVEIEAAEAEGIEFLFLSAPTRIIGNESGKVTHLEYQKMELGPPDASGRRRPVPVEGSETQLETEMVIAAIGQSPKVTFTEKAQTRLAELRTTRWNTIEVDPHTLQTNIPYIFAAGDAATGPSLVVEAIGGGRRAARSIHQYLMGEEVRTEPGELGKKLIEESVFEQVEGIVKTPRSPMEELPVEERIHSFVEVDQVLTEEAALAESRRCLNCGRTCYTMDIPRSDPIAGDTRGMESKAA